Below is a genomic region from Miscanthus floridulus cultivar M001 chromosome 1, ASM1932011v1, whole genome shotgun sequence.
TTAATAATTATgtttatatatttggtcaaaattaaaaatgTTTAACTTCTTACGAAGTGAGAATGACACTCTTTGCGGGACGGAGCGACTATATGGTATGTGTAATTATATAGAATGTTTAAAAGTATATATCTGTGTTCAAATTATTTGTACTAGGAAAAGATTGTTAATTTAGTAGCAATTTTGAACCCAATTTGGTCACAGTGACAATGCAACAATACAATAGGTCTCGAGGTGTTTGGTGCAAAAGAAAAAGGTTTAGGGTTGACGCACCGGTACGCCAAAGCAGACCTGGAGGTGCACCGACTTTTAATTTGGAGCGACAAAACGCATTGCGCTCAATTAATTATTAGGTCAGTCACTATCGCTTAGTGCTTACTGCCTCTTCGTTTGTTAGGCGTAGTTGCACTAGGAAAAAAATATAAAAGGATAAGAAAAAGAAAGAATGGCATGCTAAACAATTAGCCCGCAAGAGTGTCTAAAATACTCCTTCCATTTCAAATTacaagatgttttgacttttctaaatataTAGTTTTTTATGTATTTATGTATACACTATTTGAATATATGGTAAAaacaatgtatttagaaaaaaCAAAACGGAAGAGAGAGCGCTACAGTAATCACCATTCCTGGCCACAACATTCCATCGTAGCAAGCCATGTTAATTTGCAGAATACTGAAGTAACCGCCAGTTAAAACTTCAAACCCCTCCTCCTGCGCCTGGGTTACACCATATTTCACACCCCTACAATTTTAATTTGTCTCCATATATACCTTCTACGTGGTATCTCTGACATGTCAACTGCTGACATTAGTCAGCATCACCGTCACTGCGTACTCTGAGACAAAGATGCGCTTTCACAGGCTTGTGGTCGGAGCTCCGCACACAGTCGAGGGACTCATATGAGCTCAAGACTGCATCCAAGCCTGAAGAATGGCCAACCTTGAACAATATCCTGTCTGTCCAAGAAGGCACTCGTATCTGCACAAGTGAAGATCACAAGCACAAAACGTCAGGTTTCAGAAGCTTCCATTGGTTCATATTCATATCTGCAAGTGATGTTATTAGTTCAGTCAAGATACCTTAGAGCTTGTGTCGTAGATGCTACTCCCGACGTCATATTTGTACGTCGGCTTAAACGACAGGGTCCCTTCACAGTACCCGTTGAACACTTCGCCCTTTTCGGCTTCTTGCAGAAGCTGGTCTTTGCCTCTTAGCTTCTGATGAAAGAACAAAATAATTAAAAACATGAGACACTGATATTCAGTACAAAAATAGTGACTGATTTGTCAACAGGCACTTACACTCTGACGGTTCTTCTCAATCATCTTCCTTGCAGGTATCGAGCTTATTCCTTCGAGTCTATAGTTGAGATCGCCGAGCCACACTGTTATGTCGGCAGATTGGGCGTAGGGTGTGCCATACTTGGAGAAGAGCGAGTGTGAAATATGCTGGAATTCGGAGTTCCTCTTCTCCACCTTGTGTTCATGAGCTGCACTTTATTTACATACACCTTGTTACTTCGAAACAGCACTTGGTTAAAGTTAACGGCTATATCACCGCTACAAGTGACACTGACGAAAGCCGAAAGCATAAACCAAGAGTTGAAAATCAAACCTGCAAGATGGCAGGACACAAAAACCATCCGGATCCCACTGAAGTTGATGTACATGGCCACTGCTCCTTTCTTTCTCCCAATGATACCACCACAACCTCCAACCGCATGTTTGTCCACCTTCATCTCTGTCCAAAATGAAGAAATAAACAGACTAATTTGACTGACGAAGAAAGATGAAGTTGGCACTATAAGCAATCAAGAAAATTCGCGATAATAAACAGATATAAACAAGGTTCACAGTCACCTCTGATGTACTTCTCGGAACTCCTTGAACCGAAAAGAAGCATCTGAAGAGACTGCATGCTCTTCTGACCCAATAGCCTGAAATTTTATGGGCATCAAACTTTTTGTGAATATTGCGAAAAGCTCAGAGATGTTCAATGGAAGAGACGAGAGTAGATATCTACTAGTTCCTTACACGTGTGTCTCCGCCAACGCCTCCTGCAGAACTTGCGAAACATCTGATTTTGGTGCTTCTTGCAGCCCAACAACTAGCAAATCGAACTTTCTGTTGGAGCTCACCAATTTCGTTACATCTTCCACGGACATCTACACCAATACAACACATACCAAGTCAATGTAAACTGCATTAAGAAACCATTGTAAATGGCCTAATCATCACCGAGGAGAAATGGATCGAGTCAAATACTCAAATATATGTACCTTGCTATTCATGTTCCATGTGACGATGCAAACGCAG
It encodes:
- the LOC136471310 gene encoding type IV inositol polyphosphate 5-phosphatase 11-like → MGNCSSFTLPKWGSKLLNNGIVSIDEDGTHEGIKTIPIQKACEFTTNSVLCVCIVTWNMNSKMSVEDVTKLVSSNRKFDLLVVGLQEAPKSDVSQVLQEALAETHVLLGQKSMQSLQMLLFGSRSSEKYIREMKVDKHAVGGCGGIIGRKKGAVAMYINFSGIRMVFVSCHLAAHEHKVEKRNSEFQHISHSLFSKYGTPYAQSADITVWLGDLNYRLEGISSIPARKMIEKNRQSKLRGKDQLLQEAEKGEVFNGYCEGTLSFKPTYKYDVGSSIYDTSSKIRVPSWTDRILFKVGHSSGLDAVLSSYESLDCVRSSDHKPVKAHLCLRVRSDGDAD